A window from Corynebacterium singulare encodes these proteins:
- a CDS encoding NAD(P)H-dependent flavin oxidoreductase encodes MTLFEKPIVLAPMAGGPSTPELCAAVTNAGGLGFLAGGYLTPSKLEEQVSTVESLTTQPFGINLFYPSHPNSDQYAEYSKYHQALTKKCVSYSDFPSRPKWSDDHYDRKLDIALKSNAKFISLTFGYPDANTLKTIRRAGKKVVLNATTPREIDHIIQLDCDILSLQGKAAGGHRATVLDNNIEGSSYDAKTLLHHAVAKTEKPVFAGGGVGTAEDTLDLLRSGATAVIVGTRFLTAQEAGTKDTHRHALLKLTHRNTVITHAFSGKPARAISNTFTKTFTPQAPYIYPEIHYLTAGMRAEANNAKDPEYLNLWAGEGFAYCREATAKQIIDELLP; translated from the coding sequence GTGACTCTGTTCGAAAAACCTATCGTTCTTGCGCCTATGGCAGGAGGGCCGTCAACTCCTGAGCTATGCGCAGCAGTAACCAATGCGGGCGGGTTAGGCTTTCTCGCCGGCGGCTACCTCACTCCATCGAAGCTTGAAGAACAAGTAAGCACTGTTGAGTCTTTAACTACTCAGCCGTTTGGGATTAACCTGTTTTACCCTTCCCATCCAAATTCTGACCAGTACGCCGAATACTCTAAGTATCATCAGGCACTGACTAAAAAGTGCGTAAGCTACTCCGATTTTCCTTCACGCCCTAAGTGGTCAGATGATCATTACGATCGAAAGCTCGATATTGCGCTGAAGTCCAACGCTAAGTTCATTTCCTTAACTTTCGGATACCCTGACGCAAATACGCTAAAAACGATTCGTCGAGCAGGCAAGAAAGTAGTTCTCAATGCCACAACTCCACGAGAAATTGATCACATCATCCAGCTCGACTGCGATATTCTGTCTCTTCAAGGAAAGGCTGCTGGCGGTCACCGGGCAACAGTCCTAGACAATAACATAGAGGGATCTTCCTACGATGCAAAAACTCTCCTGCACCATGCAGTAGCGAAGACGGAAAAACCTGTATTTGCCGGCGGGGGCGTAGGTACAGCAGAAGATACACTAGACCTACTCAGATCCGGCGCAACCGCAGTAATTGTAGGGACTCGTTTCCTCACTGCGCAGGAAGCAGGGACAAAAGACACACACCGGCATGCACTTCTGAAGCTAACTCACCGAAACACTGTTATTACCCATGCCTTCTCCGGGAAACCGGCTCGAGCAATTTCCAATACATTCACCAAAACATTCACACCACAGGCGCCCTACATCTACCCCGAAATCCACTACTTAACTGCGGGAATGAGAGCTGAGGCCAATAACGCAAAGGATCCCGAATATCTTAACCTGTGGGCAGGCGAAGGA
- the glgB gene encoding 1,4-alpha-glucan branching protein GlgB codes for MNIPASDLERLNNCRHHAPHDFYGWHQGTVRTRRPGAEAVELVTEAEIVTMAPVGDDIWEAPLAEESDYRLRITYPDQPSIEVADGYHFLPTLGTLDQHLIGEGRHERLWDVLGANLKTYTTDLGEVTGTAFAVWAPNAEGVAVVGDFCGWNPTQYPMRCLGSTGIWELFIPGVGEGERYKFAVHGKNAPRVDKADPLAKRTIAPPETASVVTKSEFAWSDDEWMTQRNDDLDVPISIYELHVGSWKVGANYNSLREELIPYLLEHGFTHVEMLPVAEHPFGGSWGYQVSGYYAPSARWGTPDELRALINDLHKAGIGVFIDWVPAHFPKDEWALGRFDGQALYEHPDPRRGEQADWGTYVFDFGRNEVRNFLVANALYWAEEFHVDGLRVDAVASMLYLDYSRDEWLPNQYGGRENLEAVQFLQETNATLNRTHPGVLTIAEESTSWPGVTAPTHEGGLGFNLKWNMGWMNDTLEYFKHEPIHRSYHHGELTFSMIYAYSERYVLPFSHDEVVHGKGSLWERMPGDDWNKAAGLRALYGYMFSHPGKQLMFMGQEFGQTTEWSEGNSVDWANLEGWGNEWHHGIKRLVRDLNVVYKQHPALWSQDYTQDGFQWVKADDANNNMLGYVRYGKDGSALLAVCNFSGSSVPNYDLWVPRDGEWELVLNTDDAVYQGAGNDLPHRVHSEGNNLHLHLPANSVQWYAFRG; via the coding sequence ATGAACATCCCGGCCTCTGATCTTGAACGCCTGAACAATTGCCGCCACCATGCGCCGCATGATTTCTATGGATGGCACCAAGGAACCGTCCGCACTCGCCGCCCCGGCGCCGAAGCCGTCGAGCTCGTCACCGAGGCGGAGATCGTCACCATGGCTCCTGTGGGTGACGATATCTGGGAGGCTCCGCTGGCGGAGGAATCTGATTACCGCCTGCGGATCACCTACCCAGACCAGCCTTCAATCGAAGTCGCCGATGGCTACCACTTCCTGCCTACCTTGGGCACCCTGGACCAGCACCTCATCGGTGAGGGTCGCCATGAGCGCCTCTGGGACGTACTCGGCGCAAACCTCAAGACCTACACCACCGACCTGGGTGAGGTCACCGGCACCGCCTTCGCCGTGTGGGCCCCAAATGCAGAAGGTGTTGCCGTGGTTGGTGACTTCTGCGGTTGGAACCCAACCCAGTACCCCATGCGCTGCCTGGGTTCCACCGGTATCTGGGAACTTTTCATCCCCGGCGTCGGTGAGGGCGAGCGCTACAAGTTCGCCGTCCACGGAAAGAACGCCCCGCGCGTCGACAAGGCTGATCCCTTGGCCAAGCGCACCATCGCTCCGCCGGAGACTGCCTCCGTCGTCACGAAGTCCGAGTTTGCATGGTCCGATGACGAGTGGATGACCCAGCGCAACGACGACCTCGATGTGCCGATAAGCATCTATGAGCTGCACGTGGGCTCCTGGAAGGTGGGCGCCAACTACAACAGCCTGCGCGAAGAACTCATCCCCTACCTGCTCGAACATGGGTTTACCCACGTGGAGATGCTGCCCGTGGCTGAACACCCCTTCGGCGGCTCGTGGGGCTACCAGGTCTCCGGCTACTACGCGCCTTCTGCTCGCTGGGGTACCCCGGATGAGCTGCGCGCGCTCATTAATGACCTCCACAAGGCCGGCATCGGTGTGTTCATCGACTGGGTCCCTGCCCACTTCCCCAAGGATGAGTGGGCCCTCGGCCGCTTCGACGGCCAGGCCCTCTACGAGCACCCGGACCCGCGCCGCGGCGAGCAGGCAGACTGGGGCACCTACGTCTTCGACTTCGGCCGCAACGAAGTCCGCAACTTCCTCGTCGCTAATGCTCTGTACTGGGCTGAGGAATTCCACGTCGACGGCCTGCGCGTTGATGCCGTAGCCTCCATGCTCTACTTGGACTATTCCCGCGATGAATGGCTGCCCAACCAGTACGGCGGCCGCGAAAACCTTGAGGCAGTCCAATTCCTCCAGGAGACCAACGCCACGCTGAACCGCACCCACCCGGGTGTTCTCACCATTGCGGAGGAATCCACCTCCTGGCCGGGTGTGACTGCCCCGACGCACGAGGGCGGCTTGGGCTTCAACCTGAAGTGGAACATGGGCTGGATGAATGACACGCTCGAATACTTCAAGCACGAGCCCATCCACCGCAGCTACCACCACGGCGAGCTGACCTTCTCCATGATTTACGCCTACTCGGAGCGCTACGTTCTGCCGTTTAGCCACGATGAGGTTGTCCATGGCAAGGGCTCGCTGTGGGAGCGCATGCCTGGCGACGACTGGAATAAGGCCGCCGGCCTCCGCGCCCTCTACGGCTACATGTTCTCCCACCCCGGCAAGCAGCTGATGTTCATGGGCCAAGAGTTCGGCCAGACCACCGAGTGGTCTGAGGGAAACTCCGTGGACTGGGCCAACCTTGAAGGCTGGGGCAATGAATGGCACCACGGCATCAAGCGCCTCGTGCGTGACCTCAACGTGGTGTACAAGCAGCACCCGGCTCTGTGGTCGCAGGATTACACCCAGGACGGCTTCCAGTGGGTTAAGGCTGACGACGCCAACAACAACATGCTGGGCTATGTCCGCTACGGCAAGGACGGCTCGGCTCTGCTCGCGGTGTGCAACTTCTCTGGCAGCTCCGTCCCGAACTACGACTTGTGGGTACCGCGTGACGGCGAGTGGGAACTCGTCCTCAACACGGACGATGCTGTCTATCAAGGAGCAGGCAACGACCTGCCCCACCGCGTCCACTCGGAAGGCAACAACCTTCACCTGCACCTGCCGGCTAATTCGGTGCAGTGGTACGCATTCCGCGGCTAA
- a CDS encoding arsenate reductase/protein-tyrosine-phosphatase family protein translates to MTSVLFLCNTNRGKSQMAAALAKKHAPDWNIYSAGVKTTEQHREQGVNAEAQASLAKVGADMSGTPTLIDSSLAASVDHVVVVGDAHYDGEAERWEIEDPSLRGMEGEERMDALRDDIDSRVRDFISAHAQD, encoded by the coding sequence ATGACCTCCGTACTTTTTCTCTGCAACACAAACCGCGGCAAGTCCCAGATGGCGGCCGCTCTAGCCAAGAAGCATGCTCCTGACTGGAATATCTATTCCGCTGGCGTAAAGACCACTGAGCAGCATCGTGAGCAAGGCGTGAACGCCGAAGCACAGGCCTCGTTAGCCAAGGTGGGTGCCGATATGTCGGGAACCCCGACGCTCATCGATTCATCCTTGGCAGCCTCCGTCGACCATGTCGTCGTCGTTGGTGATGCACACTACGACGGTGAGGCCGAGCGCTGGGAGATCGAGGATCCCTCGCTGCGCGGCATGGAGGGCGAGGAACGCATGGACGCGTTGCGCGATGATATTGATTCGCGCGTTCGTGACTTCATTAGCGCTCACGCGCAAGATTAA
- a CDS encoding peptide ABC transporter substrate-binding protein, whose translation MHTSRTLRSAAAVCGTAALAMSLVACGGSNSASGSDDAAIIRVPGTEPQQGLIPAMTNENGGGRVVDMLYSGLVYYDAEGEVHNEMAASIDKDGDKTYKVTLKPDITFSDGTPVTAATFVDTWNYAVANEQLNESFFSSIKGYGEGVEEMEGLKVIDDRTFTIELTQPESDFPSRLGYNAYFPLPPSALEDPQAFGEHPVSNGPYILKEWNHNQNLIIEPNPEYKGERTPKNDGIEFVFYADSGASYMDLLSNNLDVLEAIPSSAFGSYEQDLGERQETKPAATYLEMSIHVDTPHFTGEEGTLRRRAVSMAINREEIAKTIFHGTRTPAREFTSPVLPGYSDNLPGSENLDYNPEEAKKLWAEADKKYGAFEGTFPINYNTDGDNKDWADAVANNISNTLGIQAVGNPYPDFKSFREAYRSERMDGAYRTAWFADYPSMGNFLGPNFTTGVASNDSKYSNPEFDELIVKANGANSPEEASKLYNQAQELLLRDLPSIPLFYPNVVGGWSENVQDVTFNWKSLPVYYAVKKN comes from the coding sequence ATGCACACATCTCGTACCCTCCGCTCGGCGGCCGCTGTCTGCGGCACGGCGGCTCTCGCCATGTCCCTCGTAGCTTGCGGAGGCAGCAACTCTGCGTCGGGCTCCGATGACGCGGCCATTATCCGCGTTCCGGGCACCGAACCCCAGCAGGGCCTCATCCCGGCCATGACCAACGAGAACGGCGGCGGCCGTGTCGTCGACATGCTCTATTCCGGCCTCGTGTATTACGACGCCGAGGGCGAGGTCCACAACGAGATGGCAGCGTCCATCGACAAGGATGGGGATAAGACCTACAAGGTCACCCTGAAACCGGACATCACCTTTTCCGATGGGACTCCCGTAACGGCCGCGACCTTCGTCGATACCTGGAACTACGCGGTGGCCAATGAGCAGCTCAACGAGAGCTTCTTCTCTTCCATCAAGGGCTACGGCGAGGGCGTGGAGGAGATGGAGGGCCTCAAGGTTATCGATGACCGCACTTTCACCATCGAGCTCACCCAGCCGGAGAGCGACTTCCCCAGCCGCCTGGGCTACAACGCCTACTTCCCACTGCCTCCCTCAGCCTTGGAGGACCCGCAGGCCTTCGGAGAACATCCAGTGTCTAATGGCCCGTACATCCTCAAGGAATGGAATCACAACCAGAACCTCATCATCGAGCCGAACCCAGAGTACAAGGGCGAGCGCACCCCGAAGAATGACGGCATTGAGTTCGTTTTCTACGCCGACAGTGGTGCGTCTTACATGGACCTGCTCTCCAACAACCTTGATGTGCTGGAGGCCATCCCGTCCTCGGCCTTCGGTAGCTACGAGCAGGACCTCGGCGAGCGTCAAGAAACCAAGCCGGCCGCCACCTACCTGGAAATGTCCATTCACGTGGACACCCCACATTTCACTGGGGAAGAAGGCACCCTGCGCCGCCGTGCGGTGTCGATGGCCATTAACCGCGAGGAAATTGCCAAGACCATCTTCCACGGCACCCGTACCCCGGCCCGTGAGTTCACCTCCCCAGTGTTGCCGGGCTACAGCGATAACCTGCCGGGCTCGGAGAACCTGGACTACAACCCGGAGGAGGCGAAGAAACTGTGGGCTGAGGCAGATAAGAAGTACGGGGCCTTCGAGGGTACGTTCCCCATCAATTACAACACCGACGGCGATAACAAGGACTGGGCCGACGCGGTAGCCAACAACATCAGCAACACGTTGGGCATCCAGGCGGTGGGCAACCCGTATCCGGACTTTAAGTCCTTCCGTGAGGCCTACCGTTCCGAGCGCATGGACGGTGCCTACCGCACGGCGTGGTTTGCGGATTACCCGTCCATGGGCAACTTCCTTGGCCCGAATTTCACCACGGGCGTGGCCTCCAATGACTCGAAGTACTCCAACCCGGAGTTCGACGAACTCATCGTTAAGGCCAACGGCGCCAACAGCCCCGAGGAGGCGTCCAAGCTCTACAACCAGGCACAGGAGCTGTTGCTGCGTGACCTTCCCTCCATTCCGCTGTTCTACCCGAACGTCGTCGGCGGCTGGTCGGAGAACGTTCAGGACGTGACGTTCAACTGGAAGTCCTTGCCGGTGTACTACGCGGTGAAGAAAAACTAG
- a CDS encoding maltotransferase domain-containing protein: MTQRLGIDDVRPSLSGAVASKAVVGEVVPVTALVWREGHDAVAATLSVWNNDSPATSASTMTVDPNDQDRVHGVFTPATPGRWFFRIDAWSDPMATWRNAVTKKMEAGQSAQELSNDLLHGAELFEEAAIQCPSEKADLLFAASKELRDEKGDVDKRVRTALSPEVAEILHHHPLRHLLVEGEIHEVLVERRDALFNSWYELFPRSTGGWDADGNPVHGTFDTTAQALERVAGMGFDTVYFPPIHPIGEVHRKGKNNSVVAEPGDVGSPWAIQDHSTTHPELGTMEDFKKLVTKAEELGLEVALDLALQASPDHPWAESNPEFFTVLADGTIAYAENPPKKYQDIYPLNFDNDPDGIYAEIYRIVMIWVEAGVTTFRVDNPHTKPANFWNWLISKVHVTHPEVIFLSEAFTRAPRLFGLAKAGFTQSYTYFTWQTSKYDLTTFAEMHVEQADVCRPNLFVNTPDILHESLQTGGRAMFAIRATLAATLSPLWGVYSGFELYEHQAVAPGSEEYLNSEKYELRPRDFQAALKSGDSLESYIRLLNVIRRENPALQQLRTLRFHNTDNDAIIAYSKADAATGNVVLVVVNLDPRNAQEATVYLDLKAVGRQPGDHFTVQDAISGSAYEWSDRNFVRLEPLRDVAHIFILPPADHDLQEQLAWRRVEDYRA; encoded by the coding sequence ATGACTCAACGCCTTGGTATCGACGATGTCCGCCCTTCTCTCTCCGGCGCAGTAGCCTCGAAAGCCGTGGTAGGTGAGGTTGTTCCTGTCACCGCACTGGTGTGGCGCGAGGGCCACGACGCCGTCGCCGCAACCCTGTCGGTGTGGAACAACGACTCCCCCGCTACATCTGCCTCCACCATGACGGTGGACCCGAATGACCAAGACCGCGTCCACGGAGTTTTCACCCCAGCTACCCCCGGCCGCTGGTTCTTCCGCATCGATGCCTGGTCGGATCCCATGGCCACGTGGCGCAACGCCGTCACCAAGAAGATGGAGGCAGGCCAATCTGCCCAAGAGCTCAGCAACGATCTCCTCCACGGCGCGGAACTCTTTGAGGAGGCCGCAATTCAGTGCCCGAGCGAGAAGGCAGACCTGCTCTTCGCCGCGTCGAAGGAGTTGCGGGATGAGAAGGGGGACGTCGACAAGCGCGTGCGCACCGCACTGTCCCCCGAGGTGGCCGAGATTCTGCACCACCATCCTCTACGCCACCTGCTGGTGGAAGGTGAGATTCACGAGGTACTGGTCGAACGCCGAGATGCCCTCTTCAATTCCTGGTATGAGCTGTTCCCGCGTTCCACCGGTGGCTGGGACGCAGACGGCAATCCCGTACACGGCACGTTCGACACCACAGCGCAGGCCCTTGAGCGCGTCGCCGGGATGGGTTTCGACACCGTGTACTTCCCACCTATCCACCCCATCGGTGAGGTGCACCGCAAAGGCAAGAACAACTCCGTGGTAGCAGAGCCGGGCGATGTCGGCTCCCCGTGGGCCATCCAGGACCACTCCACCACTCACCCAGAGCTGGGCACGATGGAGGACTTCAAGAAGCTGGTGACCAAGGCCGAGGAACTGGGCCTCGAGGTGGCGCTGGACCTAGCGCTGCAGGCTTCCCCCGACCACCCGTGGGCGGAGAGCAACCCGGAGTTTTTCACCGTGCTCGCTGACGGCACCATTGCCTACGCCGAGAACCCACCAAAGAAGTACCAGGACATCTACCCCCTCAACTTCGATAATGACCCGGACGGTATTTACGCGGAAATCTACCGCATCGTCATGATTTGGGTAGAGGCCGGTGTTACCACCTTCCGCGTGGATAACCCGCACACCAAGCCGGCGAACTTCTGGAATTGGCTGATTTCCAAGGTGCACGTGACCCACCCGGAGGTCATCTTCCTGTCCGAGGCCTTTACCCGCGCCCCGCGCCTGTTCGGCCTGGCCAAGGCTGGCTTTACCCAGTCCTACACCTACTTCACGTGGCAGACGTCCAAGTATGACCTGACCACGTTCGCCGAAATGCATGTGGAGCAGGCCGATGTCTGCCGCCCCAACCTCTTTGTCAACACTCCGGACATCCTCCACGAGTCACTGCAGACCGGCGGGCGCGCCATGTTTGCCATCCGCGCGACCCTGGCCGCCACGCTCTCCCCGCTGTGGGGCGTCTACTCCGGCTTCGAGCTCTACGAGCACCAGGCAGTGGCCCCGGGCAGCGAGGAGTACCTCAACTCGGAGAAGTATGAGCTGCGCCCGCGTGACTTCCAGGCCGCGCTGAAGTCCGGCGACTCCTTGGAATCCTACATCCGCCTTCTCAACGTCATTCGCCGCGAAAACCCGGCCCTCCAGCAGCTGCGTACCCTGCGCTTCCACAACACCGACAATGACGCCATCATCGCCTACTCCAAGGCAGATGCGGCGACTGGCAACGTCGTGCTCGTGGTGGTCAACCTTGATCCGCGCAACGCCCAGGAAGCAACGGTCTACCTAGACCTTAAGGCCGTGGGCCGCCAACCGGGCGACCACTTCACCGTCCAAGACGCCATCAGTGGCTCGGCATATGAGTGGTCTGACCGTAACTTTGTGCGCCTAGAGCCGCTTCGCGACGTCGCCCACATCTTCATCTTGCCCCCTGCCGACCATGACCTGCAGGAGCAGCTGGCGTGGCGCCGTGTCGAGGACTACCGCGCCTAG